Proteins from one Arcobacter sp. F2176 genomic window:
- a CDS encoding molybdopterin cofactor-binding domain-containing protein: MKRRDFLKTTTAVSAAYVIGFYIPTKSRASETKKDEKALEPNAFVEITPDNNINFIVGQVEMGQGTYTTLAMCIAEELNVDWKDINILPAKIAPVYNSIFGPLMITGGSSSVFSKQLEMRKIGAAVNEMLITVAAKKWKVRAYDVYTKDSKVFNKKTKESFKFGDLVSDLSSMKVPTNPKIKELKDCKFVGKPHSRHPKEMWEKVTGKAEFGIDVRIPNMKYSAVYHPTVFGAKVKSFDASKALKKEGVIKVKQIPSGIAVIAEHWWIAKEALLDIDVVWDKDEFKNTSDKELNEQYSKAMEKDGSSMRKDGDSKKAFASADKTIEAEYDFPFLAHAPMEPLGIVVHHEKDKATVWSSSQSQTMALGAITNVLGVKGENVTYHTPYLGGGFGRRGSINGDFVLDGAFVSKDEEFPIMTLWTREDDIKMGNYRPKYKNKVKVALDKHGDITAFDAKVTSQSIFKGSPFEAFGFKNGVDGAQKEGLVDHPYDIDSHDMQAFTMDSPIPVLWWRSVGHTQSSPTVEGIVDEAAFAAGVDPIEYRLKMLKDHRFINVLKNVAKKANWANRKKEKNVGYGVGIHESFGTICAQIAKVRVTKDDFKVEKVWASVDCGFAFNPQNVENQISGSINFGIAALKYSEITINNGEALQNNFYDYTVSRISDSPEIEVNIINSGEKIGGIGEPGVPPILAAVPNALFDATGKRYHSMPIKIG, encoded by the coding sequence ATGAAAAGAAGAGATTTTTTAAAAACAACTACAGCTGTAAGTGCAGCATATGTTATTGGATTTTATATTCCAACTAAATCAAGAGCTAGTGAAACTAAAAAAGATGAAAAAGCATTAGAACCAAATGCTTTTGTTGAAATAACACCAGATAATAATATTAACTTTATTGTTGGACAAGTTGAGATGGGTCAAGGTACATATACAACATTGGCTATGTGTATAGCAGAAGAGTTAAATGTAGATTGGAAAGATATCAATATTTTACCTGCAAAGATAGCTCCTGTATATAATAGCATTTTTGGACCATTGATGATTACAGGTGGTTCATCATCTGTATTCAGTAAACAATTAGAGATGAGAAAAATAGGAGCAGCAGTTAATGAAATGCTAATTACTGTAGCTGCTAAAAAATGGAAAGTAAGAGCTTATGATGTTTATACAAAAGACTCAAAAGTATTTAATAAAAAGACAAAAGAGAGTTTTAAATTTGGTGATTTAGTAAGTGATTTATCATCGATGAAAGTTCCTACTAATCCTAAAATAAAAGAGTTAAAAGATTGTAAATTTGTAGGGAAACCACACTCAAGACATCCAAAAGAGATGTGGGAAAAAGTTACAGGAAAAGCAGAATTTGGAATAGATGTTAGAATTCCAAATATGAAATATTCAGCAGTTTATCACCCTACTGTTTTTGGAGCAAAAGTAAAAAGTTTTGATGCAAGTAAAGCCTTAAAAAAAGAAGGTGTTATAAAAGTAAAACAAATCCCTTCAGGAATCGCAGTTATTGCTGAACATTGGTGGATAGCAAAAGAGGCATTATTAGATATTGATGTTGTTTGGGATAAAGATGAGTTCAAAAACACAAGTGATAAAGAACTAAATGAGCAATACTCAAAAGCGATGGAAAAAGATGGCTCATCTATGAGAAAAGATGGAGATTCTAAAAAAGCTTTTGCAAGTGCTGATAAAACAATCGAAGCTGAGTATGACTTTCCATTCTTAGCCCATGCTCCAATGGAGCCATTAGGAATAGTAGTTCACCATGAAAAAGATAAAGCAACAGTTTGGTCATCATCACAATCACAAACTATGGCTTTAGGGGCTATTACAAATGTATTAGGTGTAAAAGGTGAAAATGTTACATACCATACTCCATATTTAGGTGGAGGGTTTGGAAGAAGAGGATCTATTAATGGAGACTTCGTTTTAGATGGAGCTTTTGTTTCAAAAGATGAAGAGTTCCCAATTATGACTTTATGGACAAGAGAAGATGACATCAAAATGGGTAACTATAGACCAAAATATAAAAACAAAGTAAAAGTTGCCTTAGATAAACATGGAGATATAACAGCTTTTGATGCAAAAGTAACTTCACAATCTATTTTCAAAGGTTCTCCTTTTGAAGCCTTTGGATTTAAAAACGGAGTAGATGGAGCACAAAAAGAGGGATTGGTAGATCACCCTTATGATATAGATAGTCATGATATGCAAGCCTTTACAATGGATTCTCCAATACCCGTATTATGGTGGAGATCAGTTGGTCATACACAAAGTTCACCAACAGTTGAAGGTATAGTTGATGAAGCAGCATTTGCAGCTGGCGTTGACCCTATTGAATATAGATTAAAAATGCTAAAAGATCATAGATTTATAAATGTATTAAAAAATGTAGCTAAAAAAGCAAATTGGGCAAATAGAAAAAAAGAGAAAAATGTGGGTTATGGTGTAGGTATTCATGAGTCTTTTGGAACTATTTGTGCTCAAATTGCAAAGGTAAGAGTTACAAAAGATGATTTCAAAGTGGAAAAAGTGTGGGCAAGTGTTGATTGTGGATTTGCTTTCAATCCTCAAAATGTAGAAAACCAAATATCAGGTTCTATTAACTTTGGTATTGCAGCACTTAAATATAGTGAAATAACGATAAATAACGGAGAAGCACTACAAAATAACTTCTACGATTATACAGTAAGTAGAATCTCAGATTCTCCTGAAATAGAAGTAAATATCATAAACTCAGGAGAAAAAATAGGTGGAATAGGAGAACCAGGTGTTCCTCCAATCTTAGCAGCAGTACCAAATGCACTATTTGATGCAA
- a CDS encoding (2Fe-2S)-binding protein, whose product MSFKITVDEKKYDLDINPETPLLWVLRDHLNLTGTKFGCGVGQCGACTVLLDNKAVRACQTPINTIGNKKITTIETQTDKTVQKLQKFWVQEDVVQCGYCQSGQIMNAASLVKTNPKPSEEEIIKAMDGNICRCGTYNKIKTAIKAATAEV is encoded by the coding sequence ATGTCTTTCAAAATAACAGTTGATGAAAAAAAATATGATTTAGATATAAATCCGGAAACACCATTACTTTGGGTGCTAAGAGATCATTTAAATCTTACAGGTACAAAGTTTGGATGTGGAGTGGGACAATGTGGAGCCTGTACCGTACTTTTAGATAATAAGGCAGTACGAGCCTGTCAAACTCCTATTAATACAATAGGAAATAAAAAAATAACTACTATAGAAACACAAACAGATAAAACTGTACAAAAACTACAAAAATTTTGGGTACAAGAAGATGTTGTACAATGTGGATATTGTCAATCAGGACAAATCATGAATGCAGCAAGTCTAGTAAAAACAAATCCAAAACCAAGTGAAGAAGAGATAATAAAAGCTATGGATGGCAATATCTGTAGATGTGGAACATACAACAAAATAAAAACAGCTATAAAAGCTGCAACAGCGGAGGTGTAA
- a CDS encoding TetR/AcrR family transcriptional regulator — MKKNRPLNEEKRKAILKAAISEFYEKGFEGSSMDTISKEANVSKATVYNHFKNKEELFIAITEILKDRLYESFKYTYNKDKPIEEQLYEMGKQELDFLIDEENITLIKIATIVMIQKNQIGLKVLETVKDDCMITVAQWFDDAKKDGKLDFESSSFVSRQFIGMIKSFVLYQQFYGAPTLPKEEHENLLKQAVNMIKVLYKK; from the coding sequence ATGAAAAAAAATAGACCATTAAATGAAGAGAAAAGAAAAGCAATACTAAAAGCTGCCATAAGTGAATTTTATGAAAAAGGATTTGAAGGCTCTAGCATGGATACAATCTCTAAGGAAGCAAATGTATCTAAAGCTACTGTTTATAATCACTTTAAAAATAAAGAAGAGTTGTTTATAGCTATTACTGAGATTTTAAAAGATAGACTTTATGAGAGTTTTAAATACACTTATAATAAAGATAAGCCAATAGAAGAACAACTATATGAAATGGGTAAACAAGAGTTAGACTTCTTGATCGATGAAGAAAATATTACTTTAATAAAGATTGCAACAATTGTAATGATTCAAAAGAATCAAATTGGACTAAAAGTTTTAGAGACAGTAAAGGATGATTGTATGATAACAGTTGCCCAATGGTTTGATGATGCTAAAAAAGATGGAAAATTAGATTTTGAAAGTAGTTCTTTTGTTTCAAGACAATTTATTGGTATGATAAAATCTTTTGTATTATATCAACAATTTTATGGTGCTCCAACTCTACCAAAAGAAGAGCATGAA